The Labrus bergylta chromosome 23, fLabBer1.1, whole genome shotgun sequence genome includes the window ttttaaaaaaaggagggaggtgTACCGACAGCTGAGGAGTATTTACCCCGGTCTGGCCTGCAGGCAGTTTCTGGACggtctgcagcagctggagaagGAGTGTGGCTACGGGGAGGACCGCATCCCTCAGCTCAGGGAGGTTTCTGCATTCCTGAAAGGTGACGACAACGACACAGAAGAATTAGTGctttaacatttatataagTTTGAGTTATGTggaattcaatttaaaaaaaaaaaaaatcaaaatagtATAAATTCAATTTGTCCCAATTGTTAAtcgtaaaataaaacatgacttaTTTAGCTGAGCGGAAGATTtaaaatatctactataaaatgtttaatagtTTGAAAAATGACATAAAGCAATATACAATTATGAATCATCAGTACAAAAAGAGTCCCAACTGGTTGAGAACTGTAATTCTGAGCATGTTTGTCCATTGCATTTTGACAAAAGAACTGAGTCTGTGCATAAATGTCATTTTGGTGAAATACATGCAAGTGATTATTGAAGGATTTTAAACgacaagaaaagaagagaatgtTTCTTTAAACCCGATAGCTATTTAGGACGTAGATTCTATCATCTTCTTTGGAACCCTGACAGTGCCCGTCCTTCTCCTGTCTATtatctcttcttcctcttaaGCGTCTTCTTTCTCAGTGTAATGACAAGCGTTTCCTCTCCGCTCTGCTTGTTTCAGAGAAAACGGGTTTCCAGCTGCGTCCAGTCGCCGGCCTCCTGTCAGCCAGAGACTTCCTCTACAGTTTGGCCTTCAGGGTGTTCCAGTGCACGCAGTACATCCGTCACGCCTCTGCGCCCATGCACTCTCCTGAGCCGTGAGTCATCGTTTTTATTGACACCTGATTATTTTGACTCCTGAACTCCGCTTTGGTTTTTGCTTTGTTATTAACTCGGTTTTATCTGCTCTGACAGAGACTGCTGTCACGAGCTGCTTGGACATATTCCCATGCTGGCAGACAAAGAATTCGCACAGTTTTCCCAGGTACTAAATGTGCGGCACCACTATACAATATGTTCTCAACAACTTCTATTGTTTCTTACCTTTAACACTGATTTCTCTGAATCATTTCAGGAGATTGGACTCGCCTCTCTTGGAGCGTCAGATGAAGACATTGAGAAACTGTCAACGGTAGGTTTATTACGTTTTCTGAAATCTTAAATGAGAcaaatgtaaaagtaatttaaaaaatggcatGGGCAATTCTTACATAGTCTAAcggggtctccaacaggtagctcgggAGCTTCCTGTTGGAGGTTTTCAGTTGCTCGCCTATAGGTTGACcgtctgtgttaaaaaaaataataataatctgacgacagtaaatgcacctctttccactatttatatatttggcccataaaacaagtgtaaagtagtgatgttttcttggacattgatgtgGGTTATTGTAATTTCACATGTGTACAAACAGTATCTTAATCCAGCTGATGTGTGCTATGAaaataaatgcaagcgatttgatgcaagtagctcttggccactttcattttttcaaagtagctctcagatgaagaaaggttggagaccacctggagtttttttttttttttaaatctggactgtaaagtgtttgtttttgttttttttacaatttcatatcaaatatttaattctaaataaattaattaattaattaggACAATCCATCCATTTCTATATCCATGAGGAAGAAACTGGCTCTAAAACGGATCTTTAGTGCCATCTAGTGGCCCATATAAATACCTGCAGATCACTTGAAAGCCTGCATAATAAATGCTGTTTGTTAATTTGCCTCTCTTATTGTTTTAGTTGTATTGGTTCACTGTGGAGTTCGGCCTCTGCAAGCAGAATGGAGCGGTGAAAGCGTACGGCGCTGGACTCCTGTCGTCTTATGGAGAGCTCGTTGTGAGTGCATGCAAACATAAGAATCATAATTCACCATGCGTATTCTTTATCAGCTGTTTGTCCTGACAGTTTTTTGACATGTGCTTTCAGTACGCTCTGTCCAATGAGCCCGAGTATAAACCGTTTAACCCCGAGGAGACGGCGGTGCAGCCGTACCAGGACCAGACCTACCAGCCCGTTTACTTTGTGTCCGAGAGCTTCGAGGACGCAAAGGCTAAGATGAGGTTTGCACATTTTTACTCCATCATGAGTGTGTTGACTATGTTACAGCTGCTGTCGAGTGAAAGCCTTGTAAACCAATAGAGCAATCTTGTGCATCAGGTTTGAAGATGCAACTtctttttcaggtttttatttcaatctTACTCTTACTTTTTTTTGAATGAGCATTGCTACCGAGTCAGAAGTTTAAATTGGAACATAAAATCAACATAAACCTCTGATTATTTTTCTCAATTTGAATGCTTAACATCATTTTCTGTCAATTGTTTTCTGGTCCTAAagataattttattttattagttcATAGATTGAAAAATAACATCTGTAGAATTAGGGTTGTTAGAATACCAGAATATAAAACATAAGTATGAaactagtaaaaatcaaatgatgatATGTCTGAGGTAACTTGGAACACATTCAAGATGTGTAAAGTAACATTGTGGATGTCTATGTCAATTAGTGCTGAAGTAAATTTTTTTGTGGCCTAACTTAGTATTCAGTATTTCTTTTAATACTCCCCCCCCACACATCTAATCACTGCATCTCTAAAATTCTCTGTCATATGCTTCCACTTCAACAGGAGGTACTCCGCAACGATTAAGCGCCCCTTCACAGTTCGCTACGACCCCTTCACCTGCAGCGTGGAGGTCCTGGATCAGCCCGGCAAGATCCAGAATGCTCTGAGCCAGATGAGGGAAGACCTGAAGACCCTGCACAGCGCCTTGGAGAAGCTGAGTCTATCCTAAGACCAGGAAATGTTCCCTGCAGAGATGAGAGAGTCACACATACAGACGGAGAAAACTGGATAAAGATGGACATTTGGCCAGTGCAAACTGTACATGAGATTACAAACgacatgtaaaagaaaaaccacAAAGTAGTCACGTTTGTGAGGTTTTACAcggccatgtgtgtgtgtgtgtgtgtaatgtattatgtaaaaagaaataaatgtttattttcatgaagaaaCTTCAGCGTTGTGTGTTCCACAAAAAAGTGCTGAAGcaggaggaataaaaaaaaaaaacacaaccggAGCGAACCACTACAATacaggggggggcggggggtacTGGCCACGTTCAAGATTTTAATTCCAAACCAACTATTTCCATTTTGGAAAATCCTTGGAACCCATTTATCATCTTGTATTGGTAAGGAGTTAATCAGGAATGATTTAAGGATCATGTTCCCTCAGATGGTCAAGGCCAAAGCCGGCGCTGACGTCCAGCTCGTGTGTAGTGAGGCCAGGTCACCGAGACCTCACACTCGACCACATCACGGTCCGCAAACCCCTGAAACTGTTGACAGACActcttctctctttatttctctttctctgctcgGCTGGAGAATTCGGCCCTTTGGGGTTGTTTTTGACGGGCGTCCAGTGTTTTTGATCTCCACGCTGGCGACGATGCGTATCAGACTCGCTCACGTCAAACCTCCAGAAAGACAAATCACCTCCGACTGCAAGGCTCATAAAGCATCTCCGCCGTCAAAACCATGACTGGCAAACCCAaccgccccctccccccccccatgcatCGGCCACCTTGTGTTTGGAAGCTTTCCCCTTCCCATAATTCCACTGTACAGTAAATCAAGCCCTGTGAAGGCCTCCCTAGGAAACCCCAGTGTTTGTGGagtaaaaaaaagggggggggagaaaagatACAGCAAGTGGAGGGAAAGAGTGATCTACAGCTTGACAAGTGTgcggggacacacacacacacatactttacTCCAAGCAAAAGTCAAACACTTTATAATTTCTTGTATCTTGTCCCACATCCAGCGCCCTCAAATCCTCAAATCCCTGCGAAAACCGCCGCCAGAATCCGAATCTGCCGAGCGCCAAACAAAAGCGGGTTTGCCGCCGCAGTGATGGGGGCAACCAGGATCCAGCTCGAGTCTGCTCGCCGCAAATCCCAAATGCTGTGTCATCCTGACTCCAACCATAAGTGTTTTCCTTCATTGATGTCACGGTCTACTCATCCCCTTCGCTGGCCTTGTTTTGCCTCCTCAAGGGAGCTGGAGACGAGGTCATGAGGTTCACTCTGTCCTCAGGCTTCAGAAGATATTGGGGATTTAAGACCTGATAAAGAGCTAAATGGATTTCTTAATAGTTTACAAATTGTCTAGCGATGCTTCATAGATCATAtgtgagaaattaaaaaaagacagtttcacAATCTGGAATCAGGCTAAGAAATGGCTCGCCAAACTGGCCCTGTCCAAAGTGCAGCACCTCGAAAAGGCACGTCATAGCTCTTTTCTTTGGACGGAGCGAGGCCCGGATCAACCATTTTCAAACATTATCTTTGGTACGTGAAGGTGGGACAAATACAAAATCCTGGTGTACATAGATTAAGGTTAAAACTTGGCAATAAAGCTCTTAATCAACATACAAAAAAAGTCTGATCAAGAAACAGCACTAAATGAAAATtcaaagaggaaagaaaggatgtctaaaatgttgcacacatcatcacttcttttaaaaggtttaaaatcatAGATATTCTACAATTTAGCAATATTTCATGAAGACCGGGGTCAGGGCTGTGTAACATGCACCACCAGCGTTTAGCAAAGTTTGAAgtacacagaaaagaaaaagagaacagGCTGTATGTGCATCATCAAGAGGCAGATCTCATTCCAGAGACTGTGCTGAGAAGGAAAAACTTGGAAGCCCAGAATGACCTGGCACAGAGGAGATCGTTGCAGCTTGATGCGTCCACTGGGGGGGCAAAGAGGAATAACTTAGAAAGGAAGAGGTGTTGGTTGATGCGACATAGTGCATCATAACATTTGTCTGCTAAGCTAAACTAGCCAAGTCCTGAATCCAGAACAACATGTTCTTTTGCCTCTGAAAGTCCTCATAAAGCAAATTGGTGTATTTCCAAAAAAATCTATCAGTTTATGAAGGAGCCATGTTTAGTTAGCCAGGTCATGAATACACAGTACCTGATGATGGACTACACCTCGTGTCGAGCTAGCACATGAACTCAAATGCTAATTAGTTAGTTTTTAAGATTCAATGAAGACACATCGTGTTAAAAAAAGTATCAGCTAAACCGTTttgatggatgtttttttgtttttactttccaGAAACCAGGCTTGtgttttatgctaagctaggttAAACACCAGCTTTTCTCTTTAGATTCTGCAttttatctgtttaaaaaaaaaaaaaagcatacatCCCACATTTAGCCTACTTCTTCCTTTTCAAGCTTTTGGTTTTGACCAGGACAGAAACTGGTTAGCAATTTCTTGTTCTGTTATCATCCTTGGGCCACCAAACTTATTTTCAGTGTGTAGACAAATCAAGCACGTTttagttaaaggctttatatgtgattttttgatccagcagatgtcgcccttgagcaccagcatgaaaccaaaacaacttgcgctgcattgttgtgttagcatgctaatgctagcgatctttattatgctcgtatcttcacactgcatgtaaatttacctgaaatgagcgtgatctagaaacacagttaagcagtgagtacagtatgttattcttcttttctctagtccctcaattaaacaacttttatacacgaggggaggagtcagccggccattctggcgatgtaaacaaactgaagataggactctgaaactctgaaagcatcacagacagtgggactcgggtgttacacacattgtagacagtcatgactcacagagttattttcagaggatagacttgatttctacatttaagtgtgaaaaatcacatataaagactttaaggttTAAATTACTATCAATGGAGCGCCGGTGGCCAAGCATTGAA containing:
- the th2 gene encoding tyrosine hydroxylase 2, with the translated sequence MKTDSSVQAAPFSGRKQSLIEDARRERSSGSPGSPGPDRYGDGFVFEEKPGRVTVNVLFTLSNEKNSGFFKTGKIFETFEAKLLHIESRPGKKSKNSTTDLEFFMKCEVHSSDLDVFINSLQRVAEDVRSIPDEKVPWFPQQIKDLDRCNLLITKFDPDMDEEHPGYSDPEYRKRRAFISELAFTYKQGDPLPTVEYTAEEISTWREVYRQLRSIYPGLACRQFLDGLQQLEKECGYGEDRIPQLREVSAFLKEKTGFQLRPVAGLLSARDFLYSLAFRVFQCTQYIRHASAPMHSPEPDCCHELLGHIPMLADKEFAQFSQEIGLASLGASDEDIEKLSTLYWFTVEFGLCKQNGAVKAYGAGLLSSYGELVYALSNEPEYKPFNPEETAVQPYQDQTYQPVYFVSESFEDAKAKMRRYSATIKRPFTVRYDPFTCSVEVLDQPGKIQNALSQMREDLKTLHSALEKLSLS